One genomic region from Marinobacter szutsaonensis encodes:
- a CDS encoding Hpt domain-containing protein, with translation MGNHHDSIALDWVRGEIQDTLTQGQHALEAYVENRDDTARLRFCLNYLHQVHGTLQMVELYGAALLTEEMEKLTQAILNESVSNVDEAVDILMQAILQLPQYLEHLTSSEDDFPMVLLPMLNDLRAARGEALLSDTSLFKPDLSRAQMSVSSTASRRLQDPKVLGHIRKLRQMYQFALAGVVREEDLDAQFSYLQKVIQRLARLCQNTPRGELWKAASAFVETLQAHANPVNAAVKSLLRELDAEIRLLTDGQANVLQQQAPEALFKHLLYYVARARDLDTPQVQALRNDYKLNMALPSDDDVDAARTRVSGPGREAIHSVVSALNEELAKLKDQLDLFVRSELRQNSELDDLLPGLRQVANTLAVLGLGIPRKVVTEQIELVEKLSDQTELVDDGTLMDIAGALLYVEASLAGLDTDRQVETQDHARPGDAINLGSRELGEASSALLRESRNTLEQVKSAIVNFIASQWDTREIEHVPELLHSIRGGLALIPLDRVADMLESAERYITDVLLGGKQVPDWKQLDTLADAVTSIEYYLERLAEGISENDAVLQVAEDSLASLGFPVGAEPTWNAPAAEPEVPAEVEPPAEESAAATEDTKESDEDLLDDEILEIFVEEAQEVLETIHDFYPRLRQNHDDREALTEVRRAFHTLKGSGRMVGATSIGELAWSVENLLNRVIDQTIKPTDDLFSLVDEVNARIPTLIQEFRDGQADGEVDGLIRRAEVMADTRRTDAEQAPESAPVAEAPAADETPAQPEPATAPEAPAGSDEDDLIDDEILEIFVEEAGEVLDTIREYLPMLLRQHDDRSALTEVRRAFHTLKGSGRMVGANVVGELAWSVENMLNRAIDGSILMNNDIAALLQDVTEALPPLVEDFEKRRAPSMDTSALEARANTLANGEIPDTGTMPASADESEAAPETTAETDEADDNGVDPVLLDIFESETETHLQTLKDYLAAAGEKTTVPYTDDLSRALHTLKGSAHTAGITPIAEVITPLERFVKEARAQNKRADREVVALIEQACDFLTRGLAQIRQTPQAPLAGTDEFLERLENLSRSTLRAAADDDTRAPTRQAESQLVRLFLNEGLDIVLDAEQILDRWAADPTETSPLAQLRNELDQLTEGSAEAGLTDVSALAGALKNAYEAVADDHQAPDEHFFTTVRAGHEQLINMMDQVAAGLATSSDPELLAGIETLAEGPSEPADTTGTEASVIPDAFEQQFNDELEEIDLSFDAEGLDEPEAEPEPQAEAEQPPLPETDESDDGLDQELAEIFLEEARDLIDSTAEALQSWSENTGNLDILRLLQRDLHTLKGGARLADIPAVGDLSHELETLFEGLTEQRLSVNDQLSDLLFRSHDRLAGMVEALESAETPRPAPDLVAEIQAYMGSAAGSRPVTDVAEPAPEQQPGESTAPADETAGEPASETVEEGPTDLSHLDPELVGIFLEEAYDLINSTGSALHTWSENPSDTSVAAELQRDVHTLKGGARMAGVNAIGDLTHVLEDLFEKVAEGQLAASEDMTDLLFACHDRLAQMVEQVATQKPCPPATDLVAQVESVIRGETPTAPAPEVAGEQPEARTETDLEEHLEPASDNDLIGIFLDEGLEIHAAIDECLAQWKDEPEELSGVTQLQQELHTLKGGARLSDVDPIAELAEAWAEALDPLIGGANNQHALLELSERANATLKAMLTALEEGDKPETGHGLVEAFRAVGQEVSAAESGPEAPTTASADTVDPEVLEIFLEEAGEIMDQLEQVLENWRKDPGNHDFNQEAQRALHTLKGGARLAQLTELGDKAHAFETRLIDLGGNAPDEAQWQAITDDHDAIIVLVSEVRRRFEGGPAEPETTAETGPARAEPETQATPATTPKPRAEAAPAPKPEKAPAKTPAQPRKKAPEVQRVQETIRVSAPLLDELVNLAGETSITRGRLEQQTSDFGHTLDEMAATIERLREQLRRMEIETEAQILFRAEQEHGPDYGDDFDPLEMDRYSAIQQLSRALTESSSDLADLRETMADRVRDTETLLVQQSRINTELQEGLMKTRMIPFASMVPRLRRIVRQISGELGKKVDFDVRNAEGEMDRNILERMVAPLEHMLRNALDHGIEAPEDRKNAGKPETGEVTLSLTREGGDVVLRMMDDGKGIPSHVIRDKAIRQGLLRADEDLSEREVLQFILQPGFSTAEQVTQISGRGVGMDVVASEIKQLGGSLDIDSAVGRGTTFTVRLPFTVSVNRALMVTTGEDFYAIPLNTIEGIVRVSTYELEEYYKPDAPMYEYAGQQYRLQYLGSLLNSDHQPKLQGQALPLPVILVRGAEQPMALQVDSLMGSREIVVKSLGPQFSSVRGVSGATILGDGNVVVILDLPAMLRSDILSDRQRLANLEKAREAARYEEQITTVMVVDDSVTVRKVTSRLLERNGMEVLTAKDGLDAVAQLQDHKPDIILLDIEMPRMDGFEVASFIRHDDNLRETPICMITSRTGEKHRERALAIGVNEYLGKPFQETELLETIKRLTGTE, from the coding sequence ATGGGCAATCACCATGACAGCATCGCCCTCGACTGGGTTCGGGGAGAAATACAGGACACGCTGACCCAAGGCCAGCATGCACTGGAAGCGTATGTCGAGAACCGTGACGACACCGCGCGCCTGCGCTTCTGCCTGAATTATCTCCATCAGGTGCATGGCACCCTGCAGATGGTGGAACTCTACGGTGCGGCATTGCTCACCGAGGAGATGGAAAAGCTCACCCAGGCGATTCTCAACGAGTCCGTCAGCAATGTGGACGAGGCCGTTGATATCCTGATGCAGGCGATCCTGCAGCTGCCCCAGTACCTGGAGCACCTGACCAGCAGCGAAGATGATTTCCCGATGGTGCTGCTGCCCATGCTCAATGACCTGCGGGCCGCCCGCGGCGAAGCCCTGCTCTCCGATACCTCGCTGTTCAAGCCGGATCTCAGCCGGGCGCAGATGAGCGTCAGCAGCACCGCCTCCCGGCGGCTGCAGGACCCGAAGGTTCTCGGCCATATCCGCAAGCTCCGGCAGATGTACCAGTTCGCCCTGGCCGGCGTGGTCCGCGAGGAGGATCTGGACGCCCAGTTCAGCTACCTCCAGAAGGTCATCCAGCGTCTCGCCCGCCTGTGCCAGAACACACCGCGCGGTGAATTGTGGAAAGCCGCCAGTGCCTTCGTGGAGACCCTCCAGGCCCACGCGAACCCGGTCAACGCCGCGGTCAAATCCCTGCTGCGGGAGCTGGATGCCGAAATCCGCCTGCTTACCGACGGCCAGGCAAATGTGCTCCAGCAGCAGGCCCCGGAAGCGCTGTTCAAGCACCTGCTCTACTACGTGGCCCGTGCCCGGGACCTGGACACCCCACAGGTCCAGGCCCTGCGTAACGACTACAAGCTCAACATGGCACTGCCATCGGACGATGACGTCGATGCCGCCCGTACCCGGGTATCCGGGCCGGGCCGTGAGGCGATCCACTCGGTGGTCAGCGCCCTGAACGAAGAGTTGGCCAAACTCAAGGACCAGCTCGACCTGTTCGTGCGCTCCGAGTTGCGCCAGAACAGCGAGCTGGACGATCTGTTGCCCGGCCTGCGCCAGGTGGCCAACACCCTCGCCGTGCTCGGCCTGGGTATCCCCCGCAAGGTGGTGACCGAACAGATCGAGCTGGTGGAAAAACTCAGCGACCAGACCGAATTGGTGGACGACGGCACCCTGATGGACATTGCCGGTGCCCTGCTGTACGTCGAAGCCAGCCTGGCCGGCCTCGACACCGACCGCCAGGTCGAGACACAGGACCACGCACGCCCCGGCGACGCGATCAACCTGGGCTCACGGGAACTGGGCGAAGCCAGCTCTGCCCTGCTGAGGGAATCCCGCAACACCCTCGAGCAGGTCAAATCTGCCATCGTCAACTTCATCGCATCCCAGTGGGATACCCGCGAGATCGAACACGTTCCGGAATTGCTGCACAGCATCCGTGGCGGTCTTGCCCTGATCCCCCTCGATCGTGTGGCGGACATGCTCGAATCCGCTGAGCGTTACATCACCGATGTTCTGCTCGGTGGCAAACAGGTGCCGGACTGGAAACAACTGGACACTCTGGCCGACGCCGTCACCAGTATCGAGTACTACCTGGAGCGGCTGGCCGAGGGTATCAGCGAAAACGACGCCGTGCTGCAGGTCGCCGAAGACAGCCTGGCTTCCCTCGGTTTCCCGGTGGGTGCCGAGCCCACCTGGAACGCACCGGCAGCCGAGCCTGAAGTGCCGGCGGAGGTTGAGCCCCCTGCCGAAGAATCCGCAGCCGCAACCGAGGACACCAAGGAATCCGACGAGGACCTGCTGGACGACGAGATCCTGGAGATCTTCGTTGAGGAAGCCCAGGAGGTCCTGGAGACCATCCACGATTTCTATCCGCGTCTGCGCCAGAACCACGACGACCGTGAAGCCCTGACCGAAGTCCGTCGGGCGTTCCACACCCTCAAGGGCAGTGGTCGCATGGTGGGTGCCACCAGCATCGGCGAGCTGGCCTGGTCGGTGGAAAACCTGCTGAACCGGGTCATCGACCAGACCATCAAACCGACCGACGATCTGTTCAGCCTGGTGGACGAGGTCAACGCACGGATTCCGACCCTGATCCAGGAATTCCGGGATGGCCAGGCGGACGGAGAAGTTGACGGCCTGATCCGGCGCGCCGAAGTCATGGCCGACACCCGCCGTACCGACGCCGAACAGGCCCCGGAATCCGCTCCGGTAGCCGAGGCCCCGGCCGCTGACGAGACGCCGGCACAACCCGAGCCTGCCACTGCACCGGAAGCGCCGGCCGGAAGCGACGAGGACGATCTGATCGATGACGAAATCCTCGAGATCTTCGTCGAAGAGGCCGGTGAAGTCCTGGATACCATCCGTGAGTACCTGCCAATGCTGCTGCGTCAGCACGATGACCGCAGTGCGCTCACCGAGGTCCGCCGGGCCTTCCACACCCTCAAGGGCAGCGGCCGTATGGTTGGTGCCAATGTGGTGGGTGAACTGGCCTGGTCCGTCGAAAACATGCTCAATCGAGCCATCGACGGCTCGATCCTCATGAACAATGACATTGCGGCGCTGTTGCAGGATGTCACCGAGGCGCTGCCGCCACTGGTGGAAGACTTCGAGAAACGTCGTGCGCCTTCCATGGACACATCAGCCCTCGAAGCCCGGGCCAACACCCTGGCCAATGGCGAGATCCCCGACACCGGCACCATGCCAGCCAGCGCAGACGAATCCGAGGCAGCTCCGGAGACTACGGCGGAAACCGACGAGGCCGACGACAACGGCGTGGATCCGGTGCTGCTCGACATTTTCGAAAGCGAAACCGAGACCCATCTGCAGACCCTGAAGGACTACCTGGCTGCCGCCGGCGAAAAGACCACCGTCCCCTACACCGACGACCTGTCCCGGGCCCTGCATACCCTCAAAGGCAGTGCCCATACCGCCGGAATCACACCGATCGCCGAGGTCATCACTCCCCTCGAGCGGTTTGTGAAAGAAGCCCGCGCCCAGAACAAGCGAGCTGATCGGGAAGTCGTCGCCCTGATTGAACAGGCCTGCGACTTCCTGACCCGTGGCCTGGCCCAGATTCGACAGACCCCGCAAGCGCCGCTGGCGGGCACCGACGAATTCCTCGAAAGGCTCGAGAACCTCAGCCGCTCCACCCTGCGGGCTGCTGCCGATGACGACACCAGAGCGCCGACCCGACAGGCCGAATCCCAGCTGGTTCGCCTGTTCCTGAACGAAGGCCTGGACATTGTCCTGGACGCCGAACAGATCCTTGACCGGTGGGCAGCCGATCCAACGGAAACCAGCCCGCTGGCGCAGCTCCGGAACGAGCTGGACCAGCTGACCGAGGGCTCGGCTGAAGCCGGCCTCACCGATGTCTCCGCCCTTGCCGGCGCCCTGAAGAACGCCTACGAGGCGGTCGCCGACGACCATCAGGCGCCGGATGAGCACTTCTTCACCACCGTCCGTGCCGGACATGAACAACTGATCAACATGATGGATCAGGTCGCTGCCGGCCTTGCCACCAGTTCCGATCCCGAGCTGCTGGCCGGTATCGAGACGCTGGCCGAAGGCCCGAGTGAGCCGGCCGATACAACCGGCACGGAAGCATCCGTGATACCGGACGCCTTCGAGCAGCAGTTCAACGACGAGCTCGAAGAAATTGATCTGAGTTTCGACGCCGAAGGTCTCGACGAGCCCGAAGCAGAACCAGAGCCGCAGGCTGAAGCCGAGCAGCCGCCGCTTCCGGAAACTGATGAGTCCGATGACGGCCTCGATCAGGAACTGGCCGAGATCTTCCTGGAAGAAGCCCGGGACCTGATCGACAGCACCGCCGAGGCCCTGCAGAGCTGGAGTGAAAACACCGGCAATCTCGATATCCTCAGGTTGCTGCAGCGAGACCTGCATACCCTCAAGGGCGGCGCCCGTCTGGCCGACATCCCAGCCGTAGGCGACCTGTCCCATGAACTGGAAACCCTGTTCGAGGGCCTGACCGAGCAACGGCTGTCGGTCAACGACCAGCTGTCCGACCTCTTGTTCCGCAGCCATGACCGCCTTGCCGGCATGGTGGAGGCCCTGGAAAGCGCTGAGACCCCGCGGCCGGCACCGGATCTGGTTGCCGAGATCCAGGCTTACATGGGCAGCGCGGCCGGTTCACGACCGGTCACGGATGTTGCCGAGCCCGCGCCGGAGCAACAGCCCGGTGAATCCACCGCACCGGCGGATGAAACCGCTGGCGAACCGGCCAGCGAGACCGTGGAAGAAGGCCCGACTGATCTTTCCCATCTGGATCCGGAGCTGGTGGGCATCTTCCTCGAAGAAGCCTATGACCTGATCAACTCCACCGGCAGTGCCCTGCACACCTGGAGCGAGAACCCGTCCGACACTTCGGTTGCCGCCGAACTGCAGCGTGACGTGCATACCCTGAAAGGGGGCGCGCGCATGGCCGGCGTCAATGCCATCGGCGATCTCACCCATGTACTCGAGGACCTGTTCGAGAAAGTGGCCGAAGGCCAGCTGGCCGCGTCCGAGGACATGACGGACCTGCTGTTTGCCTGTCACGACCGTCTGGCCCAGATGGTTGAGCAGGTCGCGACCCAGAAGCCCTGCCCGCCTGCTACCGACCTGGTAGCCCAGGTGGAATCGGTCATCCGGGGCGAGACCCCGACTGCCCCGGCGCCGGAAGTGGCCGGGGAGCAACCGGAAGCTCGCACCGAGACCGATCTCGAGGAGCACCTGGAGCCGGCTTCCGATAACGACCTGATCGGCATCTTCCTGGACGAGGGTCTGGAAATTCACGCGGCCATCGATGAATGCCTGGCCCAGTGGAAAGACGAACCCGAGGAACTGTCCGGGGTGACCCAGCTCCAGCAGGAGCTTCATACCCTCAAGGGCGGTGCCCGGCTCTCGGATGTCGATCCCATTGCCGAGCTGGCCGAAGCCTGGGCCGAGGCACTTGACCCCCTGATTGGCGGCGCCAACAACCAGCACGCACTGCTGGAATTGAGTGAGCGCGCCAATGCCACCCTGAAAGCCATGCTGACCGCCCTGGAAGAAGGCGATAAGCCGGAAACCGGCCACGGTCTGGTAGAGGCGTTCCGGGCGGTCGGACAGGAGGTGTCAGCGGCCGAGTCAGGCCCCGAGGCGCCCACAACCGCCAGCGCAGACACGGTCGATCCGGAAGTCCTGGAAATCTTCCTGGAGGAGGCCGGCGAGATCATGGACCAGCTCGAGCAGGTACTCGAGAACTGGCGTAAAGATCCCGGCAATCACGATTTCAACCAGGAAGCCCAGCGGGCCCTGCATACCCTCAAGGGTGGCGCGCGCCTGGCGCAACTGACCGAACTGGGTGACAAGGCCCATGCCTTCGAGACCCGATTGATCGATCTGGGCGGCAACGCGCCGGACGAAGCCCAATGGCAGGCCATCACCGACGATCACGACGCCATCATCGTCCTGGTGAGCGAGGTCCGCCGTCGCTTCGAGGGTGGTCCAGCCGAGCCGGAGACCACTGCTGAAACCGGTCCTGCCCGGGCGGAGCCAGAGACGCAGGCAACCCCGGCCACCACACCCAAGCCCAGGGCCGAGGCTGCGCCGGCACCGAAACCGGAAAAGGCACCAGCGAAAACGCCGGCCCAGCCCCGGAAAAAAGCTCCGGAAGTGCAGCGGGTCCAGGAAACCATCCGGGTTTCGGCACCGCTGCTGGACGAGCTGGTCAACCTGGCGGGTGAAACCAGTATCACCCGTGGCCGACTGGAGCAGCAGACCAGCGATTTCGGCCACACCCTGGATGAAATGGCGGCTACCATCGAGCGTCTGCGGGAGCAGCTGCGCCGGATGGAGATCGAGACCGAAGCCCAGATCCTGTTCCGTGCCGAACAGGAGCACGGCCCGGACTATGGCGACGACTTCGACCCGCTGGAGATGGACCGCTACTCCGCCATCCAGCAGTTGTCACGGGCCCTGACGGAATCCTCCTCGGACCTGGCAGACCTCCGGGAAACCATGGCCGACCGGGTCCGGGATACCGAGACCCTGCTGGTCCAGCAGTCCAGGATCAACACGGAACTGCAGGAAGGTCTGATGAAGACCCGAATGATTCCGTTTGCCTCAATGGTGCCCCGCCTGCGCCGGATCGTCCGCCAGATCAGCGGCGAACTGGGCAAGAAAGTGGATTTCGATGTCCGCAACGCGGAAGGGGAGATGGACCGCAACATCCTGGAGCGCATGGTCGCGCCCCTGGAGCACATGCTGCGGAACGCCCTTGACCACGGCATCGAAGCGCCGGAAGACCGCAAGAACGCCGGCAAGCCCGAAACCGGGGAAGTGACCCTGTCCCTGACCCGGGAGGGGGGCGACGTGGTGCTGCGGATGATGGACGACGGCAAGGGCATTCCCTCCCATGTCATCCGCGACAAGGCCATCCGCCAGGGGTTACTGCGGGCCGATGAAGACCTGTCAGAACGGGAAGTCCTGCAATTTATCCTGCAGCCTGGCTTCTCCACCGCCGAGCAGGTCACCCAGATCTCCGGCCGGGGTGTCGGCATGGACGTGGTGGCCAGCGAGATCAAGCAACTCGGTGGCAGCCTCGATATCGACTCCGCGGTAGGCCGTGGCACCACCTTCACCGTGCGCCTGCCGTTCACGGTATCGGTAAACCGCGCACTGATGGTTACCACCGGCGAGGATTTCTACGCCATCCCGCTGAATACCATCGAGGGTATCGTGCGGGTCAGCACCTACGAACTCGAGGAATACTACAAGCCGGATGCCCCGATGTACGAGTATGCCGGCCAACAGTACCGCCTGCAGTATCTGGGCAGCCTGCTCAACAGTGACCACCAGCCCAAGCTCCAGGGTCAGGCACTGCCGCTGCCGGTAATCCTGGTACGGGGTGCCGAGCAACCCATGGCCCTGCAGGTGGACAGCCTGATGGGCAGCCGGGAAATCGTGGTCAAATCCCTCGGGCCCCAGTTCAGCTCCGTTCGCGGGGTCTCCGGTGCCACCATCCTCGGTGATGGTAACGTGGTGGTGATCCTCGACCTTCCGGCCATGCTGCGTTCGGATATCCTGTCCGATCGCCAGCGTCTGGCGAACCTGGAGAAGGCGCGGGAAGCCGCCAGGTACGAAGAGCAGATCACCACCGTCATGGTGGTGGACGACTCGGTTACCGTACGGAAGGTTACTTCCCGCCTGCTGGAACGCAATGGCATGGAAGTACTCACCGCCAAAGACGGCCTGGATGCGGTTGCCCAGCTGCAGGATCACAAGCCCGACATCATCCTGCTCGATATCGAGATGCCGAGAATGGACGGCTTCGAAGTGGCCAGCTTCATTCGCCACGACGACAACCTGCGGGAGACGCCGATCTGCATGATTACCTCCCGGACCGGCGAGAAGCACCGCGAGCGGGCCCTGGCCATCGGCGTCAACGAGTACCTCGGCAAACCGTTCCAGGAAACCGAGCTGCTTGAGACCATCAAGCGGCTGACCGGAACCGAGTAA
- a CDS encoding CheR family methyltransferase translates to MAHTHDNLSPAEGIWSMRRLPDMDAAQFHQWQTLLEHRTGITLSADRRSFLETNIGIRMREIGCSSYQAYYEKIVSGPDAVVEWATLVDRLTVQETRFFRDPDAFRLVSDYVLTRPREQLRKRALEAWSVGCSTGEEPYTLAMVLNECMNQLAMQPLFGVTGSDISKPAIDKAGKGQFSARKLLGMDEVLKDRYFRPAERNTVEIVKSIRDRVCFTRLNVLDLDTAPMHGMNIIFCQNLLIYFRRWRRREIVKRLAERLAPGGLLVLGQGELTDWQPPGLQRVPSEHVLAWIKRQADEE, encoded by the coding sequence ATGGCGCATACGCACGACAACCTGTCACCCGCCGAAGGTATCTGGTCCATGCGCCGCCTTCCGGATATGGATGCGGCGCAGTTCCACCAGTGGCAGACCCTGCTGGAGCATCGCACCGGGATAACCCTGTCGGCCGATCGACGCTCGTTCCTGGAGACCAACATCGGGATCCGGATGCGTGAGATCGGCTGCAGCAGCTACCAGGCCTACTACGAGAAAATCGTATCCGGCCCGGACGCGGTGGTGGAATGGGCAACTCTGGTGGACCGGCTGACCGTTCAGGAGACCCGGTTCTTCCGGGATCCCGATGCCTTCCGGCTGGTGTCCGACTATGTCCTGACGCGGCCGCGTGAGCAGCTGAGGAAGCGTGCCCTGGAAGCCTGGAGCGTCGGCTGTTCCACCGGCGAAGAGCCCTACACGCTGGCGATGGTACTCAACGAGTGCATGAACCAGCTGGCAATGCAGCCATTGTTCGGGGTGACCGGGTCCGACATCAGCAAGCCCGCCATCGACAAGGCCGGCAAGGGGCAGTTCAGCGCCCGCAAACTGCTGGGTATGGACGAAGTCCTGAAGGACCGGTATTTCCGCCCCGCCGAGCGAAATACTGTCGAAATCGTAAAGAGCATCCGCGATCGGGTGTGTTTCACCAGGCTCAATGTCCTGGATCTGGACACCGCACCCATGCACGGAATGAACATCATCTTCTGCCAGAATCTGCTGATCTATTTCCGCCGCTGGCGCCGGCGGGAGATCGTGAAGCGGTTAGCAGAAAGACTGGCACCGGGGGGATTACTGGTGCTGGGCCAGGGTGAGTTGACCGACTGGCAACCACCCGGCCTGCAGCGGGTACCCTCGGAACATGTTCTGGCGTGGATCAAACGCCAGGCCGACGAAGAATAA